The following proteins are co-located in the Pseudomonas cavernae genome:
- a CDS encoding DUF4344 domain-containing metallopeptidase has protein sequence MYPLLLLLLLSTPLAAEPPPPSSLPPGVSRFIVTNSEFSVMHEMGHMLIAELDLPVLGREEDAADQIGFMSLYLLYAGLPANELDARLLDIIDFWRLEWQRPKPVAEQVPAWDSHPLDEQRYYNIACLVYGSNPDRLAWVPAVTGLPMGRALYCDQEFEQVRKAVAWIRDQHRRAAIQGRPQIQVIYETPPGGFPDAELLIAQLRANDTLEILARRIGELFAPPRALILRMTGCGMPDAWYSLEARELTFCYERLRHFRELGETLPRLQQPATAVQCSAPPDEGGLTAPAC, from the coding sequence TTGTACCCGCTGTTGCTGCTCCTGCTGCTCAGCACCCCACTGGCGGCCGAACCGCCGCCGCCCAGCAGCCTGCCACCCGGCGTTAGCCGTTTCATCGTCACCAACAGCGAATTCAGCGTGATGCACGAAATGGGGCACATGCTGATCGCCGAACTGGACTTGCCGGTGCTCGGCCGCGAGGAAGACGCCGCCGATCAGATCGGCTTCATGAGTCTGTACCTGCTGTATGCCGGGCTACCGGCCAACGAACTCGATGCCCGGCTGCTGGACATCATCGACTTCTGGCGCCTGGAGTGGCAGCGGCCGAAACCGGTGGCCGAACAGGTGCCCGCCTGGGACTCTCACCCCCTGGATGAGCAGCGCTACTACAACATCGCCTGCCTGGTGTATGGCAGCAATCCGGATCGCCTGGCCTGGGTGCCGGCCGTCACCGGGCTGCCGATGGGGCGGGCACTGTATTGCGATCAGGAGTTCGAGCAGGTGCGCAAGGCCGTGGCGTGGATCCGCGACCAGCACCGCCGCGCCGCCATCCAAGGGCGGCCACAGATCCAGGTGATCTACGAAACGCCGCCCGGCGGTTTTCCCGATGCCGAGTTGCTGATCGCCCAACTGCGCGCCAACGATACCCTGGAAATCCTCGCCCGCCGGATCGGCGAGCTCTTCGCGCCGCCGCGCGCGCTGATCCTGCGGATGACCGGCTGCGGCATGCCGGACGCCTGGTACAGCCTCGAAGCCCGCGAGCTGACCTTCTGCTATGAGCGCCTGCGCCACTTTCGCGAGCTGGGCGAAACCCTGCCACGCCTGCAACAGCCGGCGACCGCCGTGCAGTGCAGCGCACCGCCGGACGAAGGCGGCCTCACAGCGCCCGCATGCTGA
- a CDS encoding Lrp/AsnC family transcriptional regulator has protein sequence MDKFDRQILALLRADARTPVSQLAREVNLSRSAVSERVRRLEAEGVIKGYHALIAEPENGAVKAFLELFYQDNRCQQYVERMRAFAEVRRCCGISGETDMLVYVEAPSMARLSEIRDEIERYPGMQRVKTHVVVQEWAM, from the coding sequence GTGGACAAGTTCGACCGCCAGATCCTCGCCCTGCTGCGCGCCGATGCGCGTACTCCCGTCAGCCAGCTCGCCCGTGAAGTCAACCTGTCGCGTTCGGCCGTCAGCGAACGCGTTCGTCGCCTGGAAGCGGAGGGCGTGATCAAGGGCTACCACGCGCTGATCGCCGAGCCGGAAAACGGCGCGGTCAAGGCCTTCCTCGAGCTGTTCTACCAGGACAACCGCTGCCAGCAGTACGTCGAGCGCATGCGCGCCTTCGCCGAAGTCCGCCGCTGTTGCGGGATCAGCGGCGAGACCGACATGCTGGTCTACGTCGAGGCGCCGTCGATGGCGCGGCTCAGCGAGATCCGCGACGAGATCGAGCGCTACCCCGGCATGCAGCGGGTCAAGACCCATGTGGTGGTGCAGGAGTGGGCGATGTGA
- a CDS encoding amino acid ABC transporter ATP-binding protein — translation MSEASKPTSAEPIIQMQGVNKWYGQFHVLKDIDLNVKQGERIVLCGPSGSGKSTTIRCINRLEEHQQGRIVVDGTELTSDLKQIEAIRREVGMVFQHFNLFPHLTVLQNLTLAPMWVRQMPKRKAEEIAMHYLERVRIPEQALKYPGQLSGGQQQRVAIARALCMKPKIMLFDEPTSALDPEMVKEVLDTMIGLAQSGMTMLCVTHEMGFARTVADRVIFMDKGEIVEQNEPHAFFDNPQNERTKLFLGQILH, via the coding sequence ATGAGCGAAGCAAGCAAACCAACCAGCGCCGAGCCGATCATCCAGATGCAAGGCGTGAACAAGTGGTACGGCCAGTTCCACGTGCTGAAAGACATCGACCTGAACGTCAAGCAGGGCGAGCGCATCGTGCTCTGCGGGCCATCCGGCTCCGGCAAGTCGACCACCATCCGCTGCATCAACCGCCTGGAGGAACACCAGCAGGGGCGCATCGTGGTGGATGGCACCGAGCTGACCAGCGACCTCAAACAGATCGAGGCGATCCGCCGCGAGGTCGGCATGGTGTTCCAGCATTTCAACCTGTTTCCGCACCTGACCGTGTTGCAGAACTTGACCCTGGCGCCGATGTGGGTGCGGCAGATGCCCAAGCGCAAGGCCGAGGAAATCGCCATGCACTACCTCGAGCGGGTACGTATTCCCGAGCAAGCGCTGAAGTACCCCGGCCAGCTCTCCGGCGGCCAGCAGCAGCGGGTGGCGATCGCCCGCGCGTTGTGCATGAAGCCGAAGATCATGCTGTTCGACGAGCCGACCTCGGCGCTCGACCCGGAGATGGTCAAGGAGGTGCTGGACACCATGATCGGCCTGGCGCAGAGCGGCATGACCATGCTCTGCGTGACCCACGAGATGGGCTTCGCCCGCACCGTGGCGGACCGGGTGATCTTCATGGACAAGGGCGAGATCGTCGAGCAGAACGAGCCCCATGCGTTCTTCGACAACCCGCAGAATGAGCGGACCAAGCTGTTCCTCGGGCAGATCCTGCATTGA
- a CDS encoding glutathione S-transferase family protein, with protein MITLFQFPRAFDVPNPSPFCLKVETFLRLTGLEYQVKAVANPGKGPKGKLPFIKLDAEVIADSAIILRSLSERLGLTLDSHLDAAGRGRSLAITRLCDEHLAPLMVYFRWLDDEGWAQVKPAFFGRLPAPLRLLVPRLVQGKIRKSLQAQGLGRHNRDELLTFAREDLQALSDLLGAAPYFGGVQPCSADAAAYGVLANLILCTVQTPLGRLAREFPSLVAYCERLRDKFWA; from the coding sequence ATGATCACCCTGTTCCAATTCCCCCGCGCTTTCGATGTGCCCAACCCCAGCCCTTTCTGCCTGAAGGTGGAGACCTTCCTGCGCCTGACCGGCCTGGAATACCAGGTCAAAGCCGTGGCCAACCCCGGCAAGGGGCCGAAGGGCAAGCTGCCGTTCATCAAGCTGGACGCGGAGGTCATTGCCGACTCGGCGATCATCCTGCGCAGCCTCAGCGAGCGCCTGGGCCTGACTCTCGACAGCCACCTAGACGCCGCCGGACGCGGCCGCAGCCTGGCGATCACGCGCCTGTGCGACGAGCACCTGGCACCGCTGATGGTGTATTTCCGCTGGCTCGATGACGAGGGCTGGGCGCAGGTCAAGCCGGCGTTCTTCGGCCGGCTGCCGGCGCCGCTGCGCCTGCTGGTGCCGCGTCTGGTGCAGGGCAAGATCCGCAAATCGCTGCAGGCCCAGGGGCTGGGGCGGCACAATCGCGACGAGCTGCTGACCTTCGCCCGCGAGGATTTGCAGGCGCTCAGCGACCTGCTCGGCGCTGCGCCGTACTTCGGCGGGGTGCAGCCGTGCAGTGCCGATGCGGCGGCCTATGGCGTGCTGGCCAACCTGATCCTCTGCACGGTGCAGACCCCGCTCGGTCGCCTGGCGCGGGAGTTCCCGAGCCTGGTGGCCTACTGCGAGCGCCTGCGCGACAAGTTCTGGGCATGA
- a CDS encoding GIY-YIG nuclease family protein, with amino-acid sequence MTAASKTWFVYLVRTANGALYCGISDDPERRFAQHQSGKGARFFHSSPAQALVYVEACGAKGEALRRERAIKRLPKSAKERLVLAAAGIHMPDGAVCAASQEATPA; translated from the coding sequence ATGACGGCGGCGAGCAAGACCTGGTTCGTCTACCTAGTGCGCACCGCCAACGGCGCGCTGTACTGCGGCATCAGCGATGACCCTGAGCGCCGCTTCGCTCAGCACCAGAGCGGCAAGGGCGCGCGTTTCTTCCATTCCAGCCCGGCGCAGGCCCTGGTGTATGTCGAGGCCTGCGGCGCCAAGGGCGAAGCGCTGCGCCGCGAGCGGGCGATCAAACGCTTGCCGAAGAGCGCCAAGGAGCGTCTGGTGCTGGCCGCTGCGGGTATTCATATGCCTGATGGCGCTGTATGTGCGGCCAGCCAAGAGGCTACGCCGGCCTGA
- the pcsA gene encoding phosphatidylcholine synthase produces the protein MSATLTPFSKAKAWSVHAVTASGVILALLALLALFDGQPKSCLLWLGAALLVDGLDGTLARKFEVKEVLPHFDGSTLDLVIDYLTYVFIPAIFVYRFIPLPAYSALPAVAVILLSSLFCFCNVNMKSKDNYFVGFPAAWNVVVAYFYLLDFAPWLSLLTIALLAALTLTRLKFLHPFRVRQFMPLNITVTFVWMLSCAALIVQYPANPPLLLGLWLLATAYFVAICLWRSAREWFGESGRMG, from the coding sequence GTGAGCGCCACACTGACCCCCTTCAGCAAGGCCAAGGCCTGGAGCGTCCATGCGGTCACCGCCAGCGGGGTGATCCTGGCGCTGCTGGCGTTGTTGGCGCTGTTCGACGGCCAGCCGAAGAGCTGCCTGCTGTGGCTCGGTGCCGCCTTGCTGGTGGATGGCCTGGACGGCACCCTGGCGCGCAAGTTCGAGGTCAAGGAGGTGTTGCCGCACTTCGATGGCTCGACCCTCGACCTGGTCATCGACTACCTGACCTACGTGTTCATCCCGGCGATCTTCGTCTACCGCTTCATCCCGCTGCCGGCCTACAGCGCCTTGCCGGCGGTGGCGGTGATCCTGCTGTCGTCGCTGTTCTGCTTCTGCAACGTCAACATGAAGAGCAAGGACAACTACTTCGTCGGCTTCCCGGCGGCGTGGAATGTCGTGGTGGCCTACTTCTACCTGCTGGATTTCGCGCCCTGGCTGAGCCTGCTGACCATCGCGCTGCTGGCGGCGCTGACCCTGACGCGGCTGAAGTTCCTCCATCCGTTCCGGGTCCGCCAGTTCATGCCGCTCAACATCACCGTGACCTTCGTCTGGATGCTCAGCTGCGCCGCGCTGATCGTCCAGTACCCGGCCAACCCGCCGCTGCTGCTCGGGCTCTGGCTGCTGGCCACGGCCTACTTCGTCGCCATCTGCCTGTGGCGCAGCGCGCGGGAGTGGTTTGGCGAGAGCGGTAGGATGGGTTGA
- the yjeH gene encoding L-methionine/branched-chain amino acid transporter, which produces MSRLNQELGLLQGIGLLSTSLLGTGIFVVPALAATAAGEASLWAWLILIGLVLPVAFTFAQLGRHYPHAGGAPHLIGRAFGARAERLTAFLFLAVLPVGLPAALNIATGFWQAVFEIGRGEALIIQFATLGAILLLGQRPARASGLVQGLIAVAIVASVALVWWVGDLPLASQPLLPPIEGSWHLLPAALGVMFWCFVGIEAFTHLGEEFKRPQRDFPLALLLGVLLAGLVYWACSVAVLSFASYGDVNTDATALPRIFDLLLGDQARWLVATVGYLACFASMNVYIQGFARLIWSLADEGKLPAPLAQRNRHGVPARALLLVALSCALCAAGAALLDLSVDHLIRYANGNFVVIYLLSMAAGCVLLRGVWRWLAGLSTLLCAGVLIALGGDALYALGLLGVLALLDWGRAPKARVVAERP; this is translated from the coding sequence ATGAGCCGTCTAAACCAGGAGCTTGGCCTGCTGCAGGGGATCGGCCTGCTGAGCACCTCACTGCTCGGCACCGGCATCTTCGTGGTGCCGGCGTTGGCCGCCACCGCCGCCGGCGAGGCGTCGCTGTGGGCCTGGCTGATCCTCATCGGCCTGGTGCTGCCGGTGGCCTTCACCTTCGCCCAGCTCGGTCGCCATTACCCCCACGCTGGCGGCGCGCCACACCTGATCGGCCGGGCCTTCGGCGCCCGCGCCGAACGACTGACCGCCTTCCTGTTCCTCGCCGTGCTGCCGGTCGGTCTGCCCGCCGCGCTGAACATCGCCACCGGCTTCTGGCAGGCGGTATTCGAGATCGGCCGGGGCGAGGCGCTGATCATCCAGTTCGCCACCCTCGGCGCCATCCTGCTGCTCGGCCAGCGCCCGGCGCGCGCCTCGGGCCTGGTGCAGGGGCTGATCGCCGTGGCGATCGTCGCCAGCGTCGCGCTGGTCTGGTGGGTTGGCGACCTGCCACTGGCCAGCCAACCGCTGCTGCCGCCGATCGAGGGTTCCTGGCACCTGCTGCCGGCGGCGCTGGGGGTGATGTTCTGGTGCTTCGTCGGTATCGAGGCCTTCACTCACCTGGGCGAAGAGTTCAAGCGCCCGCAGCGCGATTTCCCCCTCGCCCTGCTGCTCGGCGTACTGCTCGCCGGCCTGGTGTACTGGGCCTGTTCGGTGGCGGTGCTGAGCTTCGCCAGCTACGGCGATGTGAACACCGACGCCACCGCGCTGCCGCGGATCTTCGACCTACTGCTCGGCGACCAGGCCCGCTGGCTGGTGGCGACGGTCGGCTACCTGGCCTGCTTCGCCTCGATGAACGTGTACATCCAGGGTTTCGCCCGGCTGATCTGGAGCCTCGCCGACGAGGGCAAACTGCCGGCGCCGCTGGCGCAGCGCAACCGCCACGGCGTGCCGGCCCGCGCCCTGCTGCTGGTGGCGCTGAGCTGCGCCCTGTGCGCCGCCGGCGCCGCGCTGCTGGATCTCTCGGTGGACCACCTGATCCGCTACGCCAATGGCAACTTCGTGGTCATCTACCTGCTCAGCATGGCCGCCGGCTGTGTCCTGCTGCGCGGCGTCTGGCGCTGGCTGGCGGGCCTGAGCACGCTGCTCTGCGCCGGGGTGCTGATAGCGCTGGGCGGCGATGCGCTGTATGCGCTCGGGCTGCTCGGCGTGCTGGCGCTGCTCGACTGGGGGCGCGCGCCGAAGGCCAGAGTGGTGGCAGAACGCCCGTAG
- a CDS encoding TAXI family TRAP transporter solute-binding subunit, whose product MRRILRDLKIILLANLWLLPVFALLIGALFYFVAPPPAMQASMATGPQGGGYIAFAEKLKTELAKQGFELTLVPSAGSRDNLQRLLAKDAEVQIALVQSGLEQQLATGERRKLQSLGAVYKEPLWLFYRSELPLDRIADLLPLRLALGAPGSGTRAATAAVLDANAIAEAQYPPNWQSVGGSAAATALSNGELDALFVIAPAENALVQQLAANPGLSLATFRRAAAYEARLPFLTRVNVSEGLLNLAQNAPPRDIITLAPVATLVINDDFNPALVPLFLEATREVMKSGSLLDKPGVFPTAKPITFALSRDAEHYYQSGLPLLQRYLPFRIASLADRYIILLIPLLVLMFPLFKLIGPLYRWRIRARIYRWYKYLRDIDRQLDAGTLPERLDAEIEHLEQLEDQLAKVEVPLSYSNELYELHVHLRYVIGRLQALQQRRATRQGEVG is encoded by the coding sequence ATGCGCCGTATTCTCCGCGACCTGAAAATCATCCTCCTGGCCAACCTCTGGCTGCTTCCGGTTTTTGCGCTGTTGATCGGCGCGCTGTTCTATTTCGTCGCGCCGCCGCCGGCCATGCAGGCGAGCATGGCCACCGGACCGCAGGGCGGTGGCTACATCGCCTTCGCCGAAAAACTGAAAACGGAGTTGGCCAAGCAGGGCTTCGAGCTGACCCTGGTGCCCAGCGCCGGCTCGCGGGACAACCTGCAGCGCCTGCTGGCCAAGGATGCCGAGGTGCAGATCGCCCTGGTCCAAAGCGGTCTGGAGCAGCAGTTGGCGACTGGCGAGCGGCGCAAGTTGCAAAGCCTCGGGGCGGTGTACAAGGAGCCGTTGTGGCTGTTCTACCGCAGCGAACTGCCACTCGACCGCATTGCCGACCTGCTGCCCCTGCGCCTGGCGCTGGGCGCTCCGGGTAGCGGCACACGGGCGGCGACCGCGGCGGTCCTCGACGCCAACGCCATCGCCGAAGCCCAGTATCCGCCGAACTGGCAGAGCGTCGGCGGCAGCGCGGCGGCCACCGCGCTAAGCAACGGCGAGCTGGACGCGCTGTTTGTCATCGCCCCGGCCGAGAACGCGCTGGTCCAGCAGCTCGCCGCCAATCCCGGCCTGAGTCTGGCGACCTTCCGCCGCGCCGCCGCCTACGAGGCACGCCTACCGTTCCTGACCCGCGTCAATGTCAGCGAAGGCCTGCTCAACCTGGCGCAGAACGCCCCGCCACGGGACATCATCACCCTCGCCCCGGTCGCCACCCTGGTGATCAACGATGACTTCAACCCGGCCCTGGTGCCGCTGTTCCTCGAAGCCACGCGCGAGGTGATGAAGAGCGGCAGCCTGCTCGACAAGCCCGGCGTCTTCCCCACCGCCAAACCGATCACCTTCGCGCTGTCGCGCGATGCCGAGCACTACTACCAGAGCGGCCTGCCGCTGCTGCAACGCTATCTGCCGTTTCGCATCGCCTCGCTGGCCGACCGCTACATCATCCTGCTGATCCCGCTGCTGGTGCTGATGTTCCCGCTGTTCAAGCTGATCGGCCCACTGTACCGCTGGCGCATCCGCGCGCGTATCTACCGCTGGTACAAGTACCTGCGCGACATCGACCGCCAGCTGGACGCCGGCACCCTGCCGGAGCGGCTCGACGCCGAGATCGAACACCTTGAGCAACTGGAGGACCAGCTGGCCAAGGTCGAGGTGCCGCTGTCCTATTCCAACGAGCTGTACGAGCTGCACGTGCACCTGCGCTATGTGATCGGGCGCCTGCAGGCGTTGCAGCAGCGCCGGGCGACTCGGCAAGGAGAGGTCGGGTAA
- a CDS encoding glutathione S-transferase family protein, translating into MHELILHHYPTSPFAEKARLLLGFKQLSWRSVTIPPVMPKSDLVALTGGYRKTPVLQIGADIYCDSALIARRLEAEKAMPALFPEGQAFSVASFAQWVDSVVFQHAVSLVFQPESIGVRFGKLPPEVVKAFVADRAALFSGGTTSKLPAEVAQHNWPCLMARLEQQLAHEEGDFLFGEPSLADFSLAHCLWFLKATPVTAPLVDAYPAVAAWLGRVLGFGHGSASELAAAEAIAIARAATPAALPEEAFAEPNGFQAGQRVAIAATDYGVDPVEGELLFAGREELILRREDPRAGVLHVHFPRLGFSMRAL; encoded by the coding sequence ATGCACGAGTTGATCCTGCACCATTACCCGACTTCGCCGTTCGCCGAGAAGGCCCGCCTGCTGCTGGGCTTCAAGCAACTGTCCTGGCGTTCGGTGACGATTCCGCCGGTGATGCCCAAGTCCGACCTGGTGGCGCTGACCGGCGGCTACCGCAAGACCCCGGTGCTGCAGATCGGCGCCGATATCTACTGCGACAGCGCGCTGATCGCCCGCCGTCTGGAAGCCGAGAAGGCGATGCCGGCGCTGTTCCCCGAAGGTCAGGCGTTCAGCGTCGCCAGCTTTGCCCAGTGGGTCGACTCGGTGGTGTTCCAGCATGCGGTGAGTCTGGTGTTCCAGCCGGAATCCATCGGCGTGCGCTTCGGCAAGCTGCCACCGGAAGTGGTCAAGGCCTTCGTCGCCGACCGCGCCGCGCTGTTCAGCGGCGGTACGACCAGCAAGCTGCCGGCCGAGGTCGCCCAGCACAACTGGCCATGCCTGATGGCGCGGCTGGAACAACAACTGGCCCATGAGGAGGGCGACTTCCTGTTCGGCGAGCCGTCGCTGGCGGATTTCTCCCTCGCCCACTGCCTGTGGTTCCTCAAGGCCACGCCGGTGACCGCGCCGCTGGTGGACGCCTACCCGGCGGTAGCGGCTTGGCTGGGGCGGGTGCTTGGCTTCGGCCACGGCTCGGCGAGCGAACTGGCCGCCGCCGAGGCCATCGCCATCGCCCGCGCGGCGACACCGGCAGCCCTGCCGGAGGAAGCCTTCGCCGAGCCGAACGGCTTCCAGGCCGGCCAGCGGGTGGCGATCGCGGCGACCGACTACGGCGTCGATCCGGTGGAGGGTGAGTTGCTGTTTGCCGGTCGCGAAGAGCTGATCCTGCGCCGCGAGGACCCGCGCGCCGGCGTGCTGCATGTGCACTTCCCCCGTCTGGGTTTCAGCATGCGGGCGCTGTGA
- a CDS encoding amino acid ABC transporter permease, with the protein MTTHTFKPDQPPPRTVVGPLAWLRDNLFASPLHVLLTLLALYLLWLIVPPIINWAFLQADWTGTTRADCTGEGACWVFIKERFGQFMYGFYPSELRWRVDLTVWLAIIGTAPLFLPMMRHKAWYGIGFLFFYPLLAYWLLHGGPGLEEVPTSRWGGLMLTLVIAYVGITGALPLGILLALGRRSDMPAIKVICVTTIEFWRGVPLITVLFMSSVMLPLFLPEGLGLDKLLRALVMVVLFEAAYVAEVVRGGLQAIPKGQYEAASALGLGYWRSTGLVILPQALKMVIPGIVNTFIALFKDTSLVIIIGLFDLLNSIKQATTDPKWLGMSTEGYVFAALVYWVFCFSMSRYSMHLERKLDTGHKR; encoded by the coding sequence ATGACGACGCATACCTTCAAACCCGACCAGCCGCCACCGCGTACTGTGGTCGGGCCGCTGGCCTGGCTGCGCGACAACCTGTTCGCCAGCCCGCTGCACGTGCTGCTGACTCTGCTGGCGCTGTACCTGCTGTGGCTGATCGTGCCACCGATCATCAACTGGGCCTTCCTGCAGGCCGACTGGACCGGCACCACCCGTGCCGACTGCACCGGCGAGGGCGCCTGCTGGGTGTTCATCAAGGAGCGCTTCGGCCAGTTCATGTACGGCTTCTATCCGAGCGAGCTGCGCTGGCGCGTCGACCTCACCGTGTGGTTGGCGATCATCGGCACCGCGCCGCTGTTCCTGCCGATGATGCGGCACAAGGCCTGGTACGGCATCGGCTTCCTGTTTTTCTACCCGCTGCTGGCCTACTGGCTGCTGCATGGCGGGCCGGGCCTGGAAGAGGTGCCGACCAGCCGCTGGGGCGGCCTGATGCTGACCCTGGTGATCGCCTATGTCGGCATCACCGGCGCCTTGCCACTGGGCATCCTGCTGGCCCTCGGGCGGCGTTCGGACATGCCGGCGATCAAGGTCATCTGCGTCACCACCATCGAGTTCTGGCGCGGCGTGCCGCTGATCACCGTGCTGTTCATGTCGTCGGTGATGCTGCCGCTGTTCCTCCCCGAGGGGCTCGGCCTGGACAAACTGCTGCGGGCGCTGGTCATGGTGGTCCTGTTCGAGGCCGCCTATGTCGCCGAAGTGGTGCGCGGCGGCCTGCAAGCGATTCCCAAGGGCCAATACGAAGCGGCCAGCGCGCTGGGCCTCGGCTATTGGCGCAGCACCGGCCTGGTGATCCTGCCGCAGGCGCTGAAGATGGTCATTCCGGGCATCGTCAACACCTTCATCGCCCTGTTCAAGGACACCAGCCTGGTGATCATCATCGGCCTGTTCGACCTGCTCAACAGCATCAAGCAGGCGACCACCGACCCGAAATGGCTGGGCATGTCCACCGAGGGTTACGTGTTCGCCGCGCTGGTCTACTGGGTTTTCTGTTTCAGCATGTCCCGCTACTCCATGCACCTGGAGCGCAAGCTGGACACCGGCCACAAGCGTTAG
- the yejK gene encoding nucleoid-associated protein YejK, with protein MPIRHCIVHLIDKKPDGTPSVLHARDSALGASQAIENLLADLNDSYNAKQGKAWGLFHGESGAYPFSGWLKHYLDGGQDFTAFSRQAVEHLQKLMDESNLSTGGHVLLAHYQQGMTDYLAIALLHHSEGVAVTDALDVTPAKHLDLGQLHLAARINISEWQNNQQSKQYISFIKGKNGKKVSEYFRDFIGCQEGVDAPSETRTLLKAFSDFVESEDLPEEQARAKTDALVDYASSQAKIGEPMTLEELSGVIDEERPRAFYEHIRNKDYGLSPEIPPDKRTLNQFRRFTGRAEGLSISFESHLLGSKIEYDEARDMLIIRQVPTQLKDQLKRRKD; from the coding sequence ATGCCGATCCGCCATTGCATCGTCCACCTGATCGACAAGAAGCCCGACGGCACGCCCTCGGTGCTGCACGCCCGCGACTCCGCGCTGGGCGCTTCGCAGGCCATCGAGAACCTGCTGGCCGACCTCAACGACAGCTACAACGCCAAGCAGGGCAAGGCCTGGGGCCTGTTCCATGGCGAATCTGGCGCCTACCCATTCAGCGGCTGGCTGAAGCACTACCTCGACGGCGGTCAGGACTTCACCGCCTTCAGCCGCCAGGCGGTCGAGCACCTGCAGAAGCTGATGGACGAGTCCAACCTGTCCACCGGCGGCCATGTGCTGCTGGCCCATTACCAGCAGGGCATGACCGACTACCTGGCGATCGCCCTGCTGCACCACAGCGAAGGCGTGGCGGTCACCGACGCGCTGGACGTCACCCCGGCCAAACACCTGGACCTCGGCCAGCTGCACCTGGCGGCGCGGATCAATATTTCCGAGTGGCAGAACAACCAGCAGTCCAAGCAGTACATCTCCTTCATCAAGGGCAAGAACGGCAAGAAGGTCTCGGAATACTTCCGCGACTTCATCGGCTGCCAGGAAGGCGTGGATGCGCCGAGCGAGACGCGCACCCTGCTCAAGGCCTTCAGCGACTTCGTCGAGAGCGAGGACCTGCCGGAAGAGCAGGCTCGGGCGAAAACCGATGCGCTGGTGGACTACGCCAGCAGTCAGGCCAAGATCGGCGAACCGATGACCCTGGAGGAATTGTCCGGGGTGATCGACGAAGAACGGCCACGGGCCTTCTACGAGCACATCCGCAACAAGGACTACGGCCTGTCGCCGGAAATCCCGCCGGACAAGCGCACCCTCAACCAGTTCCGCCGCTTCACCGGCCGCGCCGAGGGCCTGTCGATCAGCTTCGAATCGCACCTGCTGGGTTCGAAGATCGAGTACGACGAGGCCCGCGACATGCTGATCATCCGCCAGGTGCCGACCCAGCTGAAGGACCAGCTCAAGCGCCGCAAGGATTGA